A single genomic interval of Mustela nigripes isolate SB6536 chromosome 7, MUSNIG.SB6536, whole genome shotgun sequence harbors:
- the MCM8 gene encoding DNA helicase MCM8: protein MNGDYRGRGFGQGRFQSWKRGRGGGSFTGKWRERERRPDLNKTTRKHTPEQTPQSLLLQSTLDQLIPYKGWKLYFSEVYSSSSPLIKKIQAFEHFFTKRIDLYDKDEIERKGSILVDFKELTEDDEMADLIPNIANELRDTPEETLACMGLAIHQVLTRDLERHAAELQAQEGLSKDGETIVNVPHIHARVYNYEPLTQLKNVRANYYGKYIALRGTVVRVSNIKPLCTKMAFLCAACGEVQGFSLPDGKYNLPTKCPVPTCRGRSFTALRSSPLTVTMDWQSIKIQELMSDDQREAGRIPRTIECELVHDLVDSCVPGDTVTITGVVKVSNAEEGSRNKNDKCMFLLYIEANSVSNSKGQKTKTSEDGCKHGVLMEFSLKDLYAIQEIQAEANLFKLIVNSLCPVIFGHELVKAGLALALFGGSQKYADDKNRIPIRGDPHVLVVGDPGLGKSQMLQAVCNVAPRGVYVCGNTTTTSGLTVTLSKDGSSGDFALEAGALVLGDQGICGIDEFDKMGNQHQALLEAMEQQSISLAKAGMVCSLPARTSIIAAANPVGGHYNKARTVSENLKMGSALLSRFDLVFILLDTPNEDHDHLLSEHVIAIRAGKQRTVSSATIARINSQDSNTSVLEVVSDKPLSERLKVVPGETIDLIPHQLLRKYIGYARQYVYPRLSTEAAQILQDFYLELRKQSQRLNSSPITTRQLESLIRLTEARARLELREEATKEDAEDIVEVMKYSMLGTYSDEFGNLDFERSQHGSGMSNRSTAKRFISALNNIAERTYNNLFQFQQLRQIAKELNIQVADFENFIGSLNDQGYLLKKGPKVYQLQTM from the exons ATGAATGGAGACTATAGAGGCAGAGGATTTGGACAAGGAAGATTTCAAAgctggaaaagaggaagaggtggTGGGAGTTTCAcaggaaaatggagagagagagaacgtagACCTGACCTGAataaaaccacaagaaaacatACTCCTG aacaAACCCCACAGTCTTTGCTACTGCAATCAACATTGGACCAATTAATACCATATAAAGGCTGGAAGCTTTATTTCTCTGAAG TTTACAGCAGTAGCTCTCCTTTGATTAAGAAGATTCAagcatttgaacattttttcacaaaGCGTATTGATCTATATGATAAG gatgaaatagaaagaaagggaagtatTTTGGTGGATTTTAAAGAACTGACAGAAGACGATGAAATGGCTGACTTGATACCAAATATAGCAAATGAGTTGAGGGATACACCTGAGGAAACCTTGGCTTGCATGGGTCTGGCAATACATCAG GTGTTAACAAGGGACCTTGAAAGGCATGCAGCTGAATTACAAGCCCAGGAAGGATTGTCTAAGGATGGGGAAACAATAGTAAATGTGCCACATATTCATGCAAG gGTCTATAACTATGAGCCGTTGACACAGCTCAAGAATGTCCGGGCAAATTACTATGGAAAATACATTGCTCTGAGAGGGACAGTGGTTCGAGTCAGTAATATAAAGCCTCTTTGCACCAAGATGGCTTTTCTTTGTGCTGCATGTGGAGAAGTTCAAGGTTTTTCTCTTCCAGATGGAAAATATAATCTTCCCACAAAG TGTCCTGTGCCCACATGTCGAGGGAGGTCATTCACTGCTCTCCGTAGCTCACCTCTTACGGTTACGATGGACTGGCAGTCAATCAA aatCCAGGAGCTGATGTCTGATGATCAGCGAGAAGCAGGTCGGATTCCACGAACAATAGAGTGTGAACTTGTTCACGATCTTGTGGATAGCTGTGTCCCAGGAGACACAGTGACCATTACTGGAGTTGTCAAAGTCTCAAATGCTGAAGaag GTTCTCGAAATAAGAATGACAAATGCATGTTCCTGTTGTACATTGAAGCAAATTCTGTTAGTAATAgcaaaggacagaaaacaaagaCTTCTGAGGATGGGTGTAAGCATGGAGTGTTGATGGAGTTCTCACTTAAAGACCTTTATGCCATCCAAGAGATTCAAGCTGAAGCAAACCTGTTTAAACTCATTGTCAA CTCACTTTGCCCTGTCATTTTTGGTCATGAA CTTGTTAAAGCAGGCTTGGCATTAGCACTTTTCGGAGGAAGCCAAAAATATGCAGATGACAAAAACAGAATTCCGATTCGAGGGGATCCACATGTCCTTGTTGTTGGAGATCCAGGCTTGGGAAAGAGTCAGATGCTACAG GCAGTATGCAACGTTGCTCCCCGTGGTGTGTATGTTTGTGGTAATACCACAACCACCTCTGGCTTGACTGTAACTCTTTCAAAAGATGGTTCCTCTGGAGATTTTGCTTTGGAAGCTGGTGCCCTTGTACTTGGCGATCAAG GTATTTGTGGGATAGATGAATTTGATAAGATGGGGAATCAACATCAAGCCTTGTTAGAAGCTATGGAACAGCAAAGTATTAGTCTTGCTAAGGCTGGCATGGTTTGTAGCCTCCCTGCAAGAACATCCATCATTGCTGCTGCAAATCCAGTTGGAGGACACTACAATAAAGCCCGAACAGTTTCTGAGAATTTAAA AATGGGGAGCGCCCTACTGTCCCGATTTGATTTGGTCTTTATCCTGTTAgataccccaaatgaggatcatgATCACTTACTCTCTGAACATGTGATTGCAATAAGGGCTGGAAAGCAGAGAACTGTTAGCAGTGCCACCATAGCTCGCATAAACAGTCAGGATTCAAACACTTCTGTACTTGAAGTGGTGTCTGATAAGCCCTTATCAGAAAGATTAAAG GTAGTTCCTGGAGAAACAATAGATCTAATTCCCCACCAGCTATTGAGAAAGTACATTGGTTATGCTCGGCAGTATGTCTATCCAAGGCTATCCACAGAAGCTGCTCAGATTCTTCAGGATTTTTACCTTGAGCTTCGGAAACAGAGCCAGCGGTTAAATAGCTCACCCATCACCACTAGGCAGCTGGAATCTCTGATTCGTCTAACAGAG GCACGAGCAAGGTTGGAATTAAGAGAGGAAGCAACCAAAGAAGATGCTGAGGATATAGTTGAAGTTATGAAATATAG TATGCTAGGAACTTATTCTGATGAATTTGGAAACCTAGATTTTGAGCGATCTCAGCACGGTTCTGGAATGAGCAACAGGTCAACagcaaaaagatttatttctgctctcaacAACATTGCTGAAAGAACTTACAATAACTTATTTCAGTTTCAACAACTTCGGCAGATTGCCAAAGAACTAAACATTCAG